A stretch of DNA from Methanofollis sp.:
GAGGATGTGCACTCCCGGCGCCACGGTGACCTCGTCGCCGCCCTCGACATTGCCGTGGACCTGCGTGTTGTCCCCGACCCTGATAAGCCCGCTCGCCCGCAGGCTCCCGAAGATGGTGTTGTCCCGGCCGACCACGACCGAGGCGGCCTTGATGTTGCCGTGGAGGCGGCAGCCGTTCCCGATCGTCATCATGGTCGGGACGGAGAAGACCTTCATGTCGAGGTTCGAGGACGGCGGGATGAGCAGGGGGTTTTCGTCGTCGTCGTCTTCGTCCTCGCCGAAGATCTCCTTGAGGGCGTCGTCGATCTCGTCGGGGTTGTCGATCTTCAGGAGGGTCATCACATAGAGGATGAGGTAGGCAATCACCGGCATCGGGTTCCTGATCGAGATCCACCCTTTTGCCTCGAAACCCCGCTCGATCTGGACGTTGTCGCCGACGTCGAGGTCGCCCTGAACGATGAGTTTGCCGTGGACCTTTACCCCTTCCCCGAGATAGGCATCTGCGGCGGCGATCACGTCACCGTTGATCTCGCACCAGTTGTCGATCCTGACGTCACCGTCTGCAACAATGCTTCCGTTGAGAGTGCAAAATTCGCAGACGACGATGTCTTTCCCTTTCAGCCCGTAGTCGATCGTGCAGCGGTCCCCGATGATGATGGTATTCCCGGTCTTCAGGGTATGTTCCTGCAGTTCGGTGCCGTCGGGAAATGAACACTGGTATATCCAGTCCTGAATCCCGTCTTCCATGAACAGGTACACACTCACCCCGTGCCCTTATCAGTCTTGTCAAAAGGCCTGCGGGGGAACGGGAGAAGAGATGCGCCGCTATTCTGCGGGGAGGACTGAATGTGCCGCCGTCAGGAGAGACTCCGCGGACCTGCTCCGGGAAGAACCGTCACGGACAGTTTGTTCCTGATAAAAAAAGGGTGTTCAGGCCGCGACCACGATGGGCGCGGTCTCGAGCTTGGACTTGATGACCTCGACCCGGCGGACCGGGAAGATCGGCTTGATCAGTTTGAAGACTTCCTTGGCAGTCTCGCCAGAGACGACAGCCTTCGAGAATTCGTCGAAGGAGCTCTGGGCCGCCTGTTCAAGGACGCTCTTCATCGTCACTGCCCTGATCTCGTGCACCTGGCTGAAGTTCGCCCTGTTGATGGTGAAGCACGTGATGGTCAGGCGGACCTTCTTGCCGTCCTTCGTGGGGACGAGGATAAGGGCGTCGATCCTGGAGGTATTTCTCTTCACGAGCCCGCGCATGTAGTCGCGGGTGATATCGTGCCCGACGAACTCGGTGTATGCCGCGTCGCCGGCGACGTTGTTCACCCTGAAGCGCATCTTGATGTGCTGCTTCGCGTAGTCCTGCGAGATCTCGCCGAGCGTGGTCTGCATCACGCGGCCCATCACAAGGGACGGGTCAGCGGAGATCGTGTCGCCGATATAGGTCTTGCCGAATGCTTCGGGACCGTAGACCTTGTACCAGGACTTGGCCTTCCAGCCTTCGACTCTCTTTCCAACCTGCTTTCTCTTTGCCATGAAATCACCAGATTATTTGAATTAAATTCCGTATCCTCTTTTCCAGAGAGTTATGTCGCTCTTTCAGGCCCTGCCCGCTTTATCGAGGAGGTACGAACAGACCTCCTCAGCGATGGCGAGGTTCATCAGGTAGTCGTCCACCGACGCCGTCACCGACCGCAGGTGTTCGCCCCGGATCCCGGTGACGACTGCGTCGCCCGCGGCCGCCGTCTCCATGCCGGAGAGGTTGTCGGGGGCAAGGGCGCCGGCGACGCACTCTGCACGTGCGCTCACGGTCCTGATGGTGCCCTCGATCCGGATCACGCGGTCACCATCCTGGCGAACTCCTTTCTGAACTCGCCGATCCGGTCGGCCGGGATGCGTGCTCCGCCGCGGTTCCTGTGACCGCCGCCTGTCCCGCCTGTCTGCGCGGCGACCGTCCTGAGGATCTCCTCAAGGTCGATCTCCACGCCCGGCGGGCAGCGTGCCGAGACCTGCCAGACGTCCCCGGCCGGTGCGATCACCGCGATCGGCCCGGTCTGCCTGAGGTCGTAGGCGAGGCAGTCGGCAACGCCGCTTGCCGCCACGGCGTCGGCGACCTCGTAGATCATCCCGACGTCGTCGGCCTTCCTGGCGGCGAGTGCGTCGAGCACCCGGCGCCTGAAGGCCCCTGCGACTTCCATGGCCTCGGGAACGCACTCGGGGGCCCTGAGGCAGACCGATGCCGCAAGTCCGCCGCGGCCCTGCTGGCCGCAGCCGTCGATGACGGCGACAAGGGTGCGTGCGTCCTCGATTACCTCGCGTTCCAGCCGGTAGCGGTCGCCGTACACGCGGGAAAAGACCGACGGTGCCGCGTCCGCCCCGGCCTCCAGCACGAGGAGAGAGAGGAGGACGTCGTCGGCCACCTCTTCCTCGCCTGTTGCGGCGTCGAGGATGCCGGTCACGGCCGCGTCGTTCCCGCTGAGACCGCTGATGAACGGGGTGACCGCCATTTCAAGGGCTTCGTGCAGCGTGTTTCCGGGGAGGAGAAGGCCCCTCTCCGGGCTGATGAAGCCGTTGGCGATCCCCTCGTTCAGGATCTCCCGGTTGGTGCCGGAGAACTGCTGCCCGTCCCCGATCATGCCGAGGACGGCAAGCCCTGCAAGGTCACGGTTGTCCCCGAGCGCCTGGGCGACCAGGTAGGCCGCGCCCGATGCCGAGAGCTCCTGTTCCCCGTCGAGTCCCGCGAGGTGCGGGTTGACGTGGAACTCCCCGGTGAAGTGGGGGACGTGATGGTCGACGACCATCGTGCTCTCCGGCAGGTCGGCAAGGCCGGCACCGAAGTCGCAGAGCAGGGTCGATTCAGGGTGCCCGATCTCGTCGGCCCTGATGCCCTGCCGTATCCGCAGCCGAAAACGCAGGCCCGCGCGGAGCATGGCCTGAGAGAGGATCGCCCCTGCGGCGATCCCGTCGGCGTCATGGTGCGCGTAGACCTCGACAAAGTCGGTGGCACGGATCTTCCCTGCCACCCGTTCAGCAGCGGCCTGAATGGACATGACTTATCTGGAGAGGAGAATCTCGGCAGTCTCCGGTTTGTAGGTCCAGCCCTTCTCGAGCTTTCCGCTTGTCGTGTAGTACCTCACCAGGCGGCGCACCTTGGACTCGGTGAGCTGGAGCTGCCGCTTGTTGTGAAGGTCGTTTTTGTTCTCGGCAAGGTGCTTCCTCATCCCGAGCGCCTTGGCGATCAGGTTGCGGAGGTCCTCCGGGAGGTCCGACCCGAGGTTGTTTTCCTCGAGGATCTCGCCGATCTTCTTGCCTGTCACGAGTTTGACATCAGAGACGCCGTACTTGTCCCTGAGGATGAACCCGATCTCGCTGCTGGAGTTGCCCTTTTTGCGAAGGTCGACAACAATCTTCACGGCTTCGTCGGCCGACATGCCGCACCACTCGGGTGCTTCAGTGCGGTATGGGGCGACGGAGCAGGACTTGCCTCTCCTTCGTGCATGCATTCGTGCCATGATCTACCTCTCAAATGACAGAGTAAGTCCAGAAAAGAGCAGAAAGTACTTCTACTGACTTTTCGGTAATCCCGAGCCACTTTTGGCCATGCCATCGGGCACGTCGGACTTACGTCAGCCAGCACAGAAACGTGCTGGTTATTCATTCACCTGCGCGGTATTAAGGCTGTCGTCGGCCTGGATCATAACCTTTAATGCCGCCTTTGTAGGACTATTTTCACAACAGACCGCATGGCACACGATTTGCTTTCAGCCTTCCATGCCTGGCCATGGAAACTGCCTGCCCTCCTCGCCGCGACAGGCGGCGCCCTTGCCGCCACGGTCTTTGCGGCGTCGTTCGGCGTGACAACCGTTGTCGCTCATCTCTTCTTCGTCCCGGTCATCCTTGCGGTCTGCTGGTACGGATGGAAGGGCGTTGCGATGGCGGCGGCCCTCCTCGTCTCCTATCTCCTGGTCATTGCATTCTTCTTCGGCCCGGCTTCTTCGGTCTTTATCGAGGCGGCAGGCCGCGCCGTCGTCATCGCCGCCGTCTCTCTCCTCCTTGCCCTGTTGTCGGCGCGGATCGCGGGCCTGGCGCAGGACTACCACGGGATCTTCGAGCACTCCGGGGGCGGGATCCTGATCATCGACAGGGAGGTGCCGTCCGTGCTTGCCGCGAACCGTGCCGCGGCCGGGATGCTCGGCTTCTCCCCCGAGGACGTCGAGGGGCGGTCTTTTTCGTCTCTGTTCCCGGATGCGGCGGTCGGCGAGGATATCTCGGCGGCAATCGGGGAGGGGCGGCCCCTGGAGGCGGTGGAGGCGGCGCTGACCGCGAGGGACGGCAGTGTCCGCTGGGTCAGGATCTCCACGGGTTCACTCCCCGGCGGGAGGGTCGCCTGCACTCTTCTCGATGTATCGGACCGGAGGGAGGAGGTGCGGGAGATGGAAGTCCTCGCCCGTTT
This window harbors:
- a CDS encoding polymer-forming cytoskeletal protein, with translation MEDGIQDWIYQCSFPDGTELQEHTLKTGNTIIIGDRCTIDYGLKGKDIVVCEFCTLNGSIVADGDVRIDNWCEINGDVIAAADAYLGEGVKVHGKLIVQGDLDVGDNVQIERGFEAKGWISIRNPMPVIAYLILYVMTLLKIDNPDEIDDALKEIFGEDEDDDDENPLLIPPSSNLDMKVFSVPTMMTIGNGCRLHGNIKAASVVVGRDNTIFGSLRASGLIRVGDNTQVHGNVEGGDEVTVAPGVHILGNVSGRTLALDEKARIDGTIRAPEGVRFEREVQEEA
- a CDS encoding 30S ribosomal protein S3ae, which produces MAKRKQVGKRVEGWKAKSWYKVYGPEAFGKTYIGDTISADPSLVMGRVMQTTLGEISQDYAKQHIKMRFRVNNVAGDAAYTEFVGHDITRDYMRGLVKRNTSRIDALILVPTKDGKKVRLTITCFTINRANFSQVHEIRAVTMKSVLEQAAQSSFDEFSKAVVSGETAKEVFKLIKPIFPVRRVEVIKSKLETAPIVVAA
- a CDS encoding KEOPS complex subunit Pcc1, with translation MIRIEGTIRTVSARAECVAGALAPDNLSGMETAAAGDAVVTGIRGEHLRSVTASVDDYLMNLAIAEEVCSYLLDKAGRA
- a CDS encoding DHHA1 domain-containing protein is translated as MSIQAAAERVAGKIRATDFVEVYAHHDADGIAAGAILSQAMLRAGLRFRLRIRQGIRADEIGHPESTLLCDFGAGLADLPESTMVVDHHVPHFTGEFHVNPHLAGLDGEQELSASGAAYLVAQALGDNRDLAGLAVLGMIGDGQQFSGTNREILNEGIANGFISPERGLLLPGNTLHEALEMAVTPFISGLSGNDAAVTGILDAATGEEEVADDVLLSLLVLEAGADAAPSVFSRVYGDRYRLEREVIEDARTLVAVIDGCGQQGRGGLAASVCLRAPECVPEAMEVAGAFRRRVLDALAARKADDVGMIYEVADAVAASGVADCLAYDLRQTGPIAVIAPAGDVWQVSARCPPGVEIDLEEILRTVAAQTGGTGGGHRNRGGARIPADRIGEFRKEFARMVTA
- a CDS encoding 30S ribosomal protein S15, with protein sequence MARMHARRRGKSCSVAPYRTEAPEWCGMSADEAVKIVVDLRKKGNSSSEIGFILRDKYGVSDVKLVTGKKIGEILEENNLGSDLPEDLRNLIAKALGMRKHLAENKNDLHNKRQLQLTESKVRRLVRYYTTSGKLEKGWTYKPETAEILLSR